The proteins below are encoded in one region of Ascochyta rabiei chromosome 21, complete sequence:
- a CDS encoding Peptidylprolyl isomerase: MSKSQVFFDITAGGQPLGRIVMELRGDVVPNTAENFRALCTGEKGTGRSGKPLHFKGASFHRVIPQFMLQGGDFTAGNGTGGESIYGEKFRDENFTLKHTGPGILSMANAGPNTNGSQFFICTEKTSWLDGKHVVFGSVVDGLDVVKKVESYGSSSGATKAKIVIADCGQLA, translated from the exons ATGTCCAAGTCCCAGGTTTTCTTCGACATCACCGCTGGCGGTCAGCCTCTCGGCCGCATCGTCATGGAGCTCCGTGGTGATGTTGTTCCCAAC ACCGCTGAGAACTTCCGCGCTCTCTGCACCGGTGAGAAGGGTACCGGTCGCAGCGGCAAGCCCCTCCACTTCAAGGGCGCTTCCTTCCACCGTGTCATCCCCCAGTTCATGCTCCAGGGTGGTGACTTCACTGCCGGTAAC GGCACTGGTGGTGAGTCCATCTACGGCGAGAAGTTCAGGGACGAGAACTTCACCCTGAAGCACACCGGCCCCGGTATCCTCTCCATGGCCAACGCCGGCCCCAACAC CAACGGCTCCCAGTTCTTCATCTGCACCGAGAAGACCTCGTGGTTGGACGGCAAGCACGTCGTCTTCGGCTCCGTTGTCGATGGTCTTGACGTTGTCAAGAAGGTCGAATCCTACGGTTCCTCCAGCGGTGCCACCAAGGCCAAGATCGTCATTGCCGACTGCGGTCAGCTTGCTTAG